The Nerophis lumbriciformis linkage group LG03, RoL_Nlum_v2.1, whole genome shotgun sequence genome includes the window TAGATGATGACAGGCAAACCGCAGGAAGCTCAAGCCTGTCCGAATACGAAGAACTAAACATGCTGGATTTCTCTGCGCACAGTTCTTTAGGCGGTCTTGAAAGTAGGCAGTCTTCAACTGATCCTGAAGGTCAAATCCATGGCATCGAGGTGATTGACACCCTTGTTCCTCCGACTCCGGTCAACAGTCTGGTAGGGAGTCACCCATCCAGCAGTTGCGGTGTCAGGTTTTTCCCTGAGGATGTGGTGGAGAGGATCAGTGGCTTTCAGCACAAAGACAGCGTCTCTTCGTCCTTGTCTGAAACCTGGGAGGAACTTGGCTTTGACCCATCTTCGAATGACACCTGGAATAGAACCAGAGAGAGCCCACTGACCCTGGAGGAGGTAAGGTGCAAAGATTCAGAAGGTGGCATGACAGGAAGGCCAAGTAGGGAAGAGAGGTCACAGAGGGACTTGAGCCTTGAGCCACAACTTAGTCTGATCACTGAGCAGACAGACTCAAGAGACAACTGGAGCCCAGATACTGTACTGAGAGATCAGTGGAACGCAGTGACTGTGGCTGATCTGCAGCTGACCCCACCAGAGGAGGAAGTAGTTCGACGAGACAAAGCAGGTATCTTTGGAGTAAAAGAAATGACTTCACAGAAGAAGAAAACCATCCTAAACACGTTAACACCTGACACCTCCAAGGAGGACGATGAAGAGGCACAGGGGAAAATAGGCAGCAGATCTACACTGGACTTTTGGACCTACTCGGCACAGAAGGGCTTTCTCAAATCTGACAGCGGAACCACAACATCTTATCCTGAATCACTAGATATGTGGAATATGACAATTCGGGATGACAGTTTCTCGCCTCTCACCACCCCTGACAATTTGTCTGCAGACTCTGGGTCTTTTTGCGGGGCAAGTACTAACGTGGGGGCTGGTGCTTCTGTACAAAGTCCACAGGGATCATCTTATGGTAGCATGGCAATGTGGAACACTACCATACAGGAGGACAGCTCTTCATCAGCAAGCCCAGAAGGACCCGGAAATGGCCACAGCAGTCACACTGGTTTATTGGATGGATGTCATACTCCTAAGTCACGGGGAGGAGAAGCGGCAGGAAAGGATAGCAAGTGGAGCGGTCAAAACCAGAATGTCCAAATAGTCATAGAGGGGGAAGAAGATAGAATATCACATAGTTGTGACCCTGTTTCGGTTCCTCACATGGTCATCTCCACCTCAGACTATGATAATGTGAGATCTTTGTCCTCCATTGAAGTCCACACTAGTCATGCTGTGGATATGATCCACCTTGGAGAGCAGTCCAGCCCATTTGTTGCTGTGACCAAACCTACTGATGACAACACAAGACAGACCGAATCTGATCTGGGTGTTTCCGACAAAGTATTTACTTTTGAAGGACATAGTGAGTTGAGTAACGTAACCAAGAGCTGCAGTAATTCAGAAAAAAATTACTCCATAGACCAACCAAGTCCTAGTTCTCCATTTATTCTAGTTGACAACTCTCTGGCTGATGATTCTTTATCCCTAAGCCCAGGTGGTTTAAGTCTTGGACTGGCACCACAATCGAACTGTCAACCAGGCAGTGTTACCCACATCAACAACCAAAGTCAAGAAGGTTCAGTGGAGGGTCCCACAAGAGCTACCGTGTTACCGAGCCCTGGTGGGGAGAGAGAGACCATCAAGTCAAGCCCAGACAGCCTTCACCCAGGCAGTCAAGACGAACTCCGCTCCAATTCCGATGGGGATTCTTCATCTGGTCTGGAAATGGAATACATTATTCTTCCTGGCACTGTAAAGGAGGCCGAGAGGGAAAGAGAACACAGACCTAGAGGACCAAGGAAGCCCATGGAGACATTCAGCATGCTGTCTTATGCTGTTTCAGTGCTAAATGCTCAAACCACAGAGAAAACCAGGCAACTCCAAGTAATACCACCGTTCCAAACAGAACGCGTAGCTCAACACAACACTGAGTCATCCATATCTTCTGAGACGTTCAACAAAAGCACTCCTACTCAAGCTAAAACTGAAGCTTCCTGCCAGTCCGAATCAAGGCAAGAAGTTCAAGAAGGGAACTTCGAGGACAAACAGAGTAGCGTGGCCAGAAGCATGTCGCCCTCAATGAGACATCCATCTGATCACTTCCTAAAAACAAGAGAGGAGGTTTACGTCCATTCCCAAATCTCCATGGAAGACTCGGATTCAGACAGTGGGCGGTCACCGGCCGCCACTACTCCACCACCCCATCCCATGTCGTCAGGCAATTTCCAGGGCTGGGGGGCTCCTTCACCAAGGCATGACAGCCCTCAGTCATCATGTGACTCCCCGTCACTCGGTAACAGCTCCGCATCCCGCCCCAGTTCTTCGGTTACCACTCCTGTGAGCGAGTCGGGAGGCCCAGGTACCAAAACTCTTGGATTACCTTTCTCTGGAGATTTAATGGAGGAGAACGATGAGGAAGAAGCGGTTACAGAGCAGCCAAAGCCGAGGCTAAGCTCCCATGATCTGTTGAGTTTCACAGAGGAACTTGTTGAAGGTTGTCAACTCCAGCCAACCAGTGGAATGTTTCAAGAGGACATGTTTGATTATTATGGACATACTGGTAGGACTGATGGTAGTAGCTCACTTGGACATCACATTGGAGCTCACCAAAACTATTCTCCACATTTAGGGTAAGTGGAACACATTAATGATAAATTATTCTTTTCTGTGATATGGTACTGACCTAAATTTATAACAGACAAAATACTCTCCTTCTTTTGTTTTGAATCTGAATGTTTGTTTCTTTAGTTAAATTGAGAAATAGTTGCCCAATACATGGTTCGAGTTTTAAGTACAGGGTGTAATTTTTCTTGTTTGTGTTCATTACCACTCCTTTTCAATACTGCTTGAGTTTTATATGTTCTTTGTGTATgtgtttaggttttttttctcACATCCTAAAAATATGCACATTTCTCAATTAGAGACTTCAAATTATTCATGGATGTGAAtgtttgtttatgtatatatacgccCTGTATTTGACTGGCTAGCAGTCCATGGTCTTCCCGGCCCAGTGAATCACTACACtctgtgtcaggttcaaatacagatggcatctattaaacaagacaagaagcaaggaattaaacagagacagaattaaatttggctcaattgaggagaaacccctgggctgtactctttgtacagtcttccaatgtgctctgacgaaagattgtacttttatttggactttccctgattacatggcaacagctgtttctaagggaggggggtcgtaaacagccatcgcctttgattacaaacagttcaaggaaaaggtcgtaaaacagttcaaagaaaaggtcgcctggaggggagtctggtcctgcttcctctccgctttgtagttctcgggtcaagacaacatctttctgtggattacaatacatcaaagaaacagaacaccttcatgttgcttcccattctacacagtggagttttacaagccttttgcttggtaggatcaaagacagcttttgtcttcttgccgggaacacaaagttttgtgataacttagatacaattattctgacactctgtaatataccgtattttccggaccatagggcgcaccggattataaggcgcgctgccaatgaacggtctatttttgatcttttttcatatataaggcgcaacgGAATTCAGagcgcattaaaagagtcatattattatattttttcataaatgtaaaacaacttccttgtggtctacataacatgtaatggtggttctttggtcaaaatgttgcataaatgatgttttacagatcatcgtcaagccgctttctgacagtcgctttaggatgcaccgttttgtgggcggtcttatttacgtggctcaccttcggcagcgtcttctccccgtcgtctttgttgtagcggtgtagcgtgcaaggacgggtgtggaaggagtgtcaaaagatggagctaactgttttaatgactttcagactttacttcaatcaataacggagcagcatctcctcatccggaaacaactacaaggccggaaatgtatcccgggaaaaaccgtccgaccggaactctctaataactaaagttccttgggtgaataatgtacgctcactataccggtatgttttagcgctttcatggcgagtttactgacagatataagtaagaactttacactactttatattagaaatggcaaaagttgaggatgaatgtcccataacaataagatagagaaaaagaagaagcttatcgactacggactacaaaggcaatttttcaggatttatgcagatcccaaatatagatcagcaggtaccagtaggtaagaaaagttgcttttgcataatactgcgaaacaaaacgccagataatatgtcttaccttataccaggggtctgcaacccgcggctccggagccgcatgcggctctttgatcactctgatgcggctcagctgcatacttgccgagacttccggatttcagtgcctctcgcagaaaattaccgggattaatattctccgatttttcacccttacaataatattaAAGGCGGCACGTGCCgtaatggtacagcatttagcgccctctacaatctatattaactgcgtgccagcccagtctctTGTTTTATGCATCTTCTgcctgcacacgtaagtgaccttgctcaacagccacacaggttacactgacggtggccatataaaacaactttaacactcttactaataatgcgccacactttgaaccaaaaccaaacaaaaatgacaaacacatttcgggagaacatctgcaccttaacacaacataaacacaacagaacaaatacccagaatcccatgcagccctaactcttccgggctacattatacacccctactaccaccaaaccccgctcccaccccaaccctgctccctcacacatcaacccaccCCCCCGCTTCCGTGCGTCgggtgaggtgggcggggtttggtagcgggggtgtataatgtagcccggaagagttagggctgcatgggattctgggttttTGTTCTGTtacggtgtgggttcacagtgtggcacattattagtaagagtgttaaagttttttataccgccaccgtcagtggccaagtatgccttgctgtcacttacgtgagcaagcagaagccccatacaacatgtggctgggtcggcacactggttgtagtgggcgctaaatgctgtaccatcacagcacgtccgagagaatagttgccccgaaattcgtagtctgccggaaaaatcggaagggttgacaagaatgacgctgtcaagcgccattcatataaaactcgcgggccgcactaacattcaattttcatattaaggtgtgggccgcgtgtctgagacccttggtttgtacgtagcacaaagcaaaaaaaaaactttgaatgcagcgtcatttaattttaaatttcaaaagatttttgtggctcccattgttttctttaatttgtcaaactggtcaaaatggctctttgactggtaaaggttgccgacccctgccttatacacacaccataataatactcctatgttgaagcacatcaagcggtgaggcttcatagcttaccaaagtcgtactaaaacattttgatagattttagaGCGGCGTGTATAAtggtctatattttcaatgaacatataaaatgttggtgtttatcatattgccatcatagtgcagtctacgcgtatctctcatgtttgactgccatctaccagaggtgggtagagtagccagaatttgtactcaagtaagagtactgttactttagagatttaatactcaagtaaaagtaaggagtagtcacccaaatatttacttgagtaaaagtaaaaagtatgttgtgaaaaaactactcaagtactgagtaactaatgagtaacatacacacacatatcatatatacatatatacatacattgatatatacagtatataatttatatttatttatgttgccgtttttgtttacatgttaaaggtgttttaatgaatatacatgcatgtttaacacatatagattcctttctttcatgaagacaagaatataagttggtgtattacctgattctgatgacttgcattgattggaatcagacaataacgtccacattttcgaatggaagagaaaaaaaagtcttcctttctgtccaataccacatgaaagtggttggtttttggcatcttatttgtccagcttccatattcgtttttatacactttacaagaaatacattggcggcaaactctgtagcttgctagcttgtttgcgctggctttcggagactcttattttgcgcgatggagcggcacttttattgtgtagACAGGAACTGGGCAGTCagtttttaggcttttgacgggaagtacggttgaaataaaaaaaaagggtctttttttccttcacacttttgattgattgattgcaacttgtattagtagattgcacagtacagtacatattccgtacaattgaccactaaatggtaagaccccaataagtttttcaacttgtttaagtcaggtcatgtgacccctggctctgtttgattggtccaacgtcaccagtgactgcatctgattggtggaacggagtgaacgtcaccagtgactgtatttgttgaaacgcaggcactatgaaggtctgtctgacagaccaaaacaaacaaagcgtgcattaacagatcgataaaaattagtagcgagtagcgagctgaatgtagataaaagtagcggagtaaaagtagcgtttcttctctataaatatactcaagtaaaagtaaaagtatgttgcattaaaactactcttagaagtacaatttatcccaaaagttactcaagtagatgtaacgcagtaaatgtagcgcgttactacccacctctgccatctactggtcacacttatcattacaccatgtaccaaataaaattgcttcgaggtcggtaagcaagtgTAGTCCCACCGCAGTGAATGGAAGCAGCAACCCCTCTGTGTACGTGTGATTGAAATAAACGTTTTTATCTATACACTCACTAGGACTGAACAGGAGGAAGGTGGTGACCTCAGACGTGGTGCCTCCGACGTTTACGCAGAGTTTACAACGGACGCCCCCGCGCCGACAGAGCGTCCCGAGAGCTACTCTGGACCTAGTCAGGGCGAACACAAGCACCCTGAAAGGCAGGATCACGATCAGTTTGTGCCTGAGGGATACGCCCACTTCTTGATGTCACGGTCAGTTTGCCCTCAAGTTGACGATATGCATCATGTTGTTCTGTCGCTTTGTCAGCTTCATtagtaaaatgtatttagatgTTTGTGTAATAATACTTTTTAGCAAATTAGTTGTTtcagttattattattgatgGATTTATACCATTtataccgggggtcggcaacccgcggctctttagcgccgccctagtggctctctggagcttttgcaaaaatgtatgaaaaatggaaaaagatgagggagaaaaaaatatattttttgtgttaatatggtttctgtaggaggacaaacatgacacaaacctccctaattgttataaagcacactgtttatactaaacatgcttcactgattcgagtatttgtcaagggccgttttgtcctactaattttggccgtccttgaactcaccgtagtttgtttacatgtataactttctccgactttctaggaggtgttttatgccacttctttttctgtctcaaacttttaacgttgtgcatgaatgcacaaaggtgagttttgttgatgttattgacttgtgtggagtgctaatcagacatatttggtcactgcatgactgcaagctaatcgatgctaacatgctatttaggctagctgtatgtacatattgcataattatgcctcatttgtagctatatttgagctcatttagtttcctttaagtcctcttaattcaattaatatctcatgacacactatctgtatgtaatatggcttttaattttttgtggctccaggcagatttttttttgtatttttggtccaatatggctctttcaacattttgggttgccgacctatGATTTATACCATTTCAGCTGATCTAATAAAAACTtacagtaaaggccaaaagtttgagcacactttctcattcaatgcattttttgttatttccaagactatttacattgtagattgtcactgaaggcatcaaaactatgagtgAACACATGTTGAgttatttacttaacaaaaaaaggtgaaataactggaaagacgttttgtattctagttctttcaaaattgccaccctttgctctgattactttttggcacactcttggcattctctcgatgagcttcaagaggtagtcacctgaaagggttttcacttcacaggtgtgcttgaagctcatccagagaatgccaagagtgtgcaaagcagtcgtcagagcaaagggtggctattttgaagaaactagaatataaaacatgttttcagtcatttcacctttttttgttaagtacataactccacgtgtgttcattcatagttgtgatgccttcagtgacaatctacaatgtaaatagtcatgaaaataaagaaaatgcgttGATTGaggtgaaggtgtgtccaaacttttggcctctactgtatATAACGTCAAAgcaacaaattattattattattattgtttaaattagtacctaccgtattttttggagtataagtcgcaccggagtataagtcgcaccggccgaaaatgcataataaagaaggaaaaaaacacataagttgcactggagcaggggtgctcacactttttctgcaggcgagctactttttaattgatcaagtcgtggggatctacctcattcatatatataatttatatttacttatttatgaaatatatgtttttgttaacaagttaaaggtgtttaatgataatgcaagcatgtttaacacatataattaatattgttaataagttaaaggtgtttaaagataatacaaaaatgtttaatacatatagttaatattgttaacaacttaaaggtggttaaagataatacaagcatgtgtaacagatatagttaatattgttaacaagttaaagatgtttaatgataatacaagcatgtttaacacatatagttaatattgttaataagttaaaggtgtttaaacataatacaagcatgtttaacacatatagttaatattgttaataagttaaaggtgtttaaagataatacaagcatgtttaacacatatagattcctttctttcatgaagacaagaatataagttggtgtattacctgattgtgatgacttgcattgattggaatcagacagtggtgctgataacgtccgcattttcgaatggaggagaaaaaaagtcctcctttctgtccaataccacatgaaagtggttggtttttggcatcttatttatccagcttccgtactcctttttatacactctacaagaaatacattgtcgacaaactccgtagcttgctagcttgtgcacgccagctttctgagcctcttattttgttagcgcaggcaggatgaagcagaggttttattgtgcaactgtgcagtcgttcTTTGGAgtgttgacgacaggtacggcgccagagtctgttgaaataaagtgtttttcgcttttcagtcggtaattttaatgagctggcagcagccagcgtcatctcagaagaccctcgggtgccgtgaatgtcaatcaagtgacatcatagtgaagattttatgatcgctcatttttaggactattttttgaatgcctggctggtgatcgactgacacaccctccgcgatcgaccggtagctcgcgatcgacgtaatgagcacccctgcactggagtacaagtcgcattttttggggaaatgtatttgataaaatccaacagcaagaatagacatttgaaaggcaatttaaaaataaataaagaatagtgaacaacaggctgaataagtgtacgttatatgaggcataaataaccaactggtatgttaacgtaacatattatggtaagagtcattcaaataactataacatatagaacatgctatacgtttaccaaacaatctgtcactcctaatcgctaaatcccatgaaatcttatacgtctagtctcttacgtgaatgagatgaataatattatttgatattttacggtaatgtgttaataatttcacacataagtcgctcctgagtataagtcgcacccccggccaaactatgaaaaaaactgcgacttatagtccgaaaaatatggtaaatgatCATTGATAATAGCAGTTGTCctaatagtagagatgtccgataatggcttttttgccgatatccgatattgtctaactcttaattaccgattccgatatcaaccgatatcgatatatacagtcgtggaattaacacaatattatgcctaattttgttgtgatgccccgctggatgcattaaacaatgtaacaaggttttccaaaataaatcaactcaagttatgggaaaaaaatgccaacatggcactgccatatttattattgaagtcacaaagtgcattattttttttaacatgcctcaaaacagcagcttggaatttgggacatgctctccctgagagagcatgaggaggttgaggtgggcggggttagggagtagcgggggatgtatattgtagcgacccggaagagttagtgctgcaagggattctgggtatttgttctgttgtgtttatgttgtgttacggtgcggatgttctcccgaaatgtgtttgtcattcttgtttggtgtgggttcacagtgtggcgcatatttgtaacagtgttgaagttgtttatttggccaccctcagtgtgacctgtatggctgttgaccaagtatgcttgcattcccttgtgtgtgtgaaaagccgtagatattatgtgactgagccggcacgcaaaggcagtgccttcaaggtttattggcgctctgtacggacagcggcgttttaagaagtcatacattttactttttgaaaccgataccgataatttccgatattacattttaaagcatttatcagccgataatatcggcagtccgatattatcggacatctctacccaatAGTCACAATAATACATTCATAATTACTGTATTTCATCTGTAATCTTTTATTTAAATCCCATATTACAATCACACTTACATTTGAATAATAATAGTAttcgtgttgttgttgttgaacttgtttatagagatgtccgataatatcggccgataaatgctttaaaatgtaatatcagaaattatcggtatctgttttttttattatcgtttttgttgtttgttttttttgtgtttttttattaaatcaacataaaaaacacaagatacacttacaattagtgcaccaacccaaaaaacaaaagggttgtttctttctgttattaatattgtggttcctacattatatatcaatatatatcaatacagtctgcaagggatacagtccataagcgtgctgctggtccactaatagtactaacctttaacagttaaatgtatttattttcattcattactagtttctatgtaactgtttttatattgttttactttctttattattcaagaaaatgtttttaatttatttatcttattttattttttttatttttttttaaaaaggaccttatcttcaccatacctggttgtccaaactaggcataataatgtgttaattccacgactgtatatatcggtatcggttgatatcggtatctgttttgatattgttttactttcttttttattcaagaaaatgtttttaatttatttatcttgttttataaaaaaaatttaaaagtaccttatcttcaccatacctggttgtccaaactaggcataataatgtgttaattccacgactgtatatatcggtatcggtaattaagagttggacaatatcggaatatcggctaccggcaaaaaagccattatcggacatccctacttgttgttgtcaacattattataattattattattatttgtatttgttggtccttattttttttattaattgcttttgttttgaatttgaagtTATTTAGTACCGAATTATAGAATttcaaagtgtgtgtaaaagtgcacgtgtgtgtgtttgtgtctctgCTTAATTATGGCTCTTCGTTAACGTTTGCATCATGGGACGCTTTGGCCCCACTTTGTGACACTGAAGACCCGCCCCCTTATTGAGGAACACCACCCCTTTGTTTCTTTGTGTGTTTGCGTTTTCAATACACACATTCATGGTCATGTGACCTAGTAGTGGAGAAGCCGGTTGATGCTGTGGCTAAAGATCGAAGGTACGTGTCCAAATAAGACTTTTCTGATCTTTACAATCTCCTGCAGCACCCCTCTATTTTTAGCGGGCGTTGTGCTAATCAGATGTGCCGGAAGAGAGTTGAAGGGGGGAGGGGGTAACAGTGTTGCATATTGTTCCTCCGTCCCACACGTGCACTCTAGACTTGCTTTTTGTTCGAATCCCGAGACAAAAGTAGGCAAGTCTTGTCTCATAGACAGATATTTGGGCTTTGATGCTTTCACATTGTGTGTGTTTGCGGCCATTGCAGTTGTCATTTACGTGCTGGGTCATGATTGTGTGCACAGTTCCCATCACGAGGacggagcagcagcagcagcgatgATGACGATGGGTAGGACCTCCAGTGAGGAAGTGGAGGACAGTGAGAACAAGGAAGGTAAATCAAGtgtggtgaagtgaattatatagcacttttctctaccgACTCCAAGCGctttacatacaaaccccgtttccatatgagttgggaaattgtgttagatgtaaatataaacggaatacaatgatttgcaaatccttttcaacccatattcaattgaatgcacagacaagatatttgatgttcttaattttttttttgcaaataataattaacttagaatatcatggctgcaacacgtgctaaagtagttgggaaagggcatgttcaccactgtgttacatggcctttccttttaacaacactcagtaaacgtttgggaagtgaggagacacattttttaagcttctcaggtggaattctttcccattcttgcttgatgtacagcttaagttgttcaacagtccgggggtctccgttgtggtattttaggcttcataatgcgccacacattttcaatgggagacaggtctggactacaggcaggccagtctagtacccgcactcttttactatgaagccacgttgctgtaacacgtggcttggcattgtcttgctgaaataagcaggggcgtccatggtaacgttgcttgcatggcaacatatgttgctccaaaacctatatgtacctttcagcatt containing:
- the LOC133578811 gene encoding uncharacterized protein isoform X2, with protein sequence MEEYLRRVDCRRRALVSEKSLHAVLGGPEADVDTVAATLCLALHLSQREPSGGVCVPLLCGRRGDAALPGETTSYLRRVNVCESLLLWRDDVDLLRIHQAGKLSLTLLRDGLLDSAELRIFESSVLRVVHPDGGDDGPASAVMTVARELLQEAPEHVGAALRESLGEALRLQSDAFRLKHGRQSTQLEELMGRFQPWSDVPPSQSMRAALPDVEHLLSKELREFSDGEMTIALTSVAVDEERWRDYEETLKSFCNRHGYDGMLFLLSVNDSLHPPRQQVAVYSSNTGLLNQICCELETTSSWFLSGELEARGCYQVYHTPLNTSTLSTSLLEEEVRCVLKELVDRRSSVLACHPSSRTSSTEGVAGSVEFSQGSSGINDMDGSDTERGEGGSGAVVAIERGVAEGEEDSGGVGASGELLSPDSGMNTIRSSRSSKESSVFLSDDSPVGEILGAGPGGLLLRNPSPLGLCSLSPPVPPERRRQRSSKKRSDHFDQFSFDPLHPHPILPNPGGKLDDDRQTAGSSSLSEYEELNMLDFSAHSSLGGLESRQSSTDPEGQIHGIEVIDTLVPPTPVNSLVGSHPSSSCGVRFFPEDVVERISGFQHKDSVSSSLSETWEELGFDPSSNDTWNRTRESPLTLEEVRCKDSEGGMTGRPSREERSQRDLSLEPQLSLITEQTDSRDNWSPDTVLRDQWNAVTVADLQLTPPEEEVVRRDKAGIFGVKEMTSQKKKTILNTLTPDTSKEDDEEAQGKIGSRSTLDFWTYSAQKGFLKSDSGTTTSYPESLDMWNMTIRDDSFSPLTTPDNLSADSGSFCGASTNVGAGASVQSPQGSSYGSMAMWNTTIQEDSSSSASPEGPGNGHSSHTGLLDGCHTPKSRGGEAAGKDSKWSGQNQNVQIVIEGEEDRISHSCDPVSVPHMVISTSDYDNVRSLSSIEVHTSHAVDMIHLGEQSSPFVAVTKPTDDNTRQTESDLGVSDKVFTFEGHSELSNVTKSCSNSEKNYSIDQPSPSSPFILVDNSLADDSLSLSPGGLSLGLAPQSNCQPGSVTHINNQSQEGSVEGPTRATVLPSPGGERETIKSSPDSLHPGSQDELRSNSDGDSSSGLEMEYIILPGTVKEAEREREHRPRGPRKPMETFSMLSYAVSVLNAQTTEKTRQLQVIPPFQTERVAQHNTESSISSETFNKSTPTQAKTEASCQSESRQEVQEGNFEDKQSSVARSMSPSMRHPSDHFLKTREEVYVHSQISMEDSDSDSGRSPAATTPPPHPMSSGNFQGWGAPSPRHDSPQSSCDSPSLGNSSASRPSSSVTTPVSESGGPGTKTLGLPFSGDLMEENDEEEAVTEQPKPRLSSHDLLSFTEELVEGCQLQPTSGMFQEDMFDYYGHTGRTDGSSSLGHHIGAHQNYSPHLGTEQEEGGDLRRGASDVYAEFTTDAPAPTERPESYSGPSQGEHKHPERQDHDQFVPEGYAHFLMSRSHHEDGAAAAAMMTMGRTSSEEVEDSENKEDPPSSADVSGGSNQRRKLAAPPMNVSLEHSEGSQLSEDALDTEGEDDALDTGDDLDVNIEELDTSDEEINAHGHSERSDVAAGAAYGEEDDGGLWRSVVIGEQEHRIDMKCIEAYKRVISHGGYYAEQNAIIVFAACFLPDSDCDNYHYVMENLFLYVISTLELMVAEDYMIVYLNGATPRRRMPGFTWMKKCYQMIDRRLKKNLKMFIIVHPSWFIRTLLGITRPFISSKFSSKIKYVSSLQELGDIIPMEYVHIPPSIIKYDQERATNTFACMRLDTDLKDTAGKSDRKRSLAI